One genomic segment of Motacilla alba alba isolate MOTALB_02 chromosome 1A, Motacilla_alba_V1.0_pri, whole genome shotgun sequence includes these proteins:
- the CPSF6 gene encoding cleavage and polyadenylation specificity factor subunit 6 isoform X1 yields MADGVDHIDIYADVGEEFNQEAEYGGHDQIDLYDDVISPSANNGDAPEDRDYMDSLPPSVGDDVGKGAAPNVVYTYTGKRIALYIGNLTWWTTDEDLTEAVHSLGVNDILEIKFFENRANGQSKGFALVGVGSEASSKKLMDLLPKRELHGQNPVVTPCNKQFLSQFEMQSRKTTQSGQMSGEGKAGPPGGSSRAAFPPSNRGRGRFPGAIPGGDRFPGPAGPGGPPPPFPAGQTPPRPPLGPPGPPGPPGPPPPGQVLPPPLAGPPNRGDRPPPPVLFPGQPFGQPPLGPLPPGPPPPVPGYGPPPGPPPPQQGPPPPPGPFPPRPPGPLGPPLTLAPPPHLPGPPPGAPPPAPHVNPAFFPPPANSGIPTSDSRGPPPTDPYGRPPPYDRGDYGPPGRRFTGNNMSIREKLHIPFYGRHTKNNTQNSGREMDAARTPLSEAEFEEIMNRNRAISSSAISRAVSDASAGDYGSAIETLVTAISLIKQSKVSADDRCKVLISSLQDCLHGIESKSYGSGSRRRERSRERDHSRSREKSRRHKSRSRDRHDDYYRERSRERERHRDRDRDRDRERDREREYRHR; encoded by the exons ATGGCGGACGGCGTGGACCACATCGACATCTACGCCGATGTGGGCGAGGAGTTCAACCAG gagGCTGAATATGGTGGGCATGATCAGATTGATTTATATGATGATGTAATTTCTCCATCTGCAAATAATGGAGATGCTCCAGAGGATCGCGATTACATGGATTCTCTTCCGCCATCTGTTGGGGATGATGTAGGTAAAGGAGCTGCACCAAATGTTGTCTATACATATACTGGAAAGAGAATTGCCTTGTACATTGGAAATCTCACTTGG tggaCAACAGATGAAGACTTAACTGAAGCAGTTCATTCACTGGGGGTAAATGACATTTTGGAGataaaattttttgaaaatcGTGCTAATGGCCAGTCTAAAGG gtTTGCCCTTGTGGGTGTGGGATCAGAAGCATCCTCCAAAAAGCTGATGGATTTGTTGCCTAAAAGAGAATTGCATGGGCAGAATCCTGTTGTAACTCCGTGTAATAAACAGTTTTTGAGTCAATTTGAAATGCAGTCAAGGAAAA CCACACAGTCTGGCCAGATGTCTGGGGAAGGTAAAGCTGGTCCCCCAGGAGGAAGCTCACGAGCAGCATTTCCACCTAGTAATAGAGGTCGGGGCCGTTTTCCAGGTGCCATTCCAGGTGGAGACAGATTCCCTGGAccggcagggccaggagggccACCACCGCCTTTCCCAG ctggACAAACTCCCCCACGTCCACCCTTAGGTCCTCCTGGCCCACCAGGCCCACCAGGCCCTCCACCACCTGGTCAGGTCCTCCCACCTCCATTAGCTGGGCCTCCTAATCGTGGTGATCGTCCACCACCACCAGTTCTGTTTCCAGGACAGCCTTTTGGTCAGCCTCCACTTGGGCCACTTCCTCCAGGCCCTCCACCACCAGTTCCAGGCTATGGGCCACCACCAGGTCCACCACCACCTCAGCAGGGTCCACCTCCACCTCCGGGTCCATTTCCCCCTCGTCCACCTGGCCCTCTTGGGCCACCCCTGACTCTCGCTCCTCCTCCACATCTCCCTGGGCCACCACCAGGTGCTCCACCACCGGCACCACATGTGAATCCAGCTTTCTTCCCCCCACCTGCCAATAGTGGCATACCCACTTCAGACAGCCGTGGCCCACCTCCGACAGATCCATATGGCCGACCTCCACCATATGACAGAGGTGACTATGGGCCACCTGGAAG GCGTTTCACTGGAAATAACATGTCCATAagagaaaaattacatattCCATTCTATGGGAGGCACACGAAAAATAATACTCAAAACTCAGGGAG AGAAATGGATGCTGCCAGGACACCTCTAAGTGAAGCAGAATTTGAAGAAATCATGAATAGAAATAGAGCAATCTCAAGCAGTGCCATTTCAAGAGCTGTATCAGATGCCAGCGCTG GGGACTATGGAAGTGCTATAGAGACCTTGGTAACTGCGATTTCCTTAATCAAACAGTCCAAAGTATCTGCAGATGATCGCTGCAAAGTGCTTATTAGCTCTCTTCAGGACTGCCTTCATGGAATTGAGTCCAAGTCTTATGGTTCTGGATCCAG AAGACGTGAGCGATCCAGAGAGAGGGACCACAGTAGGTCACGAGAAAAAAGTAGGCGGCACAAATCACGTAGTAGAGACCGTCACGATGACTATTACCGGGAAAGAAGCCGTGAGAGAGAGAGGCACCGCGATCGTGACAGAGATCGTGACAGAGAAcgagacagagagagagaatacCGTCACCGTTAA
- the CPSF6 gene encoding cleavage and polyadenylation specificity factor subunit 6 isoform X3 produces the protein MADGVDHIDIYADVGEEFNQEAEYGGHDQIDLYDDVISPSANNGDAPEDRDYMDSLPPSVGDDVGKGAAPNVVYTYTGKRIALYIGNLTWWTTDEDLTEAVHSLGVNDILEIKFFENRANGQSKGFALVGVGSEASSKKLMDLLPKRELHGQNPVVTPCNKQFLSQFEMQSRKTTQSGQMSGEGKAGPPGGSSRAAFPPSNRGRGRFPGAIPGGDRFPGPAGPGGPPPPFPAGQTPPRPPLGPPGPPGPPGPPPPGQVLPPPLAGPPNRGDRPPPPVLFPGQPFGQPPLGPLPPGPPPPVPGYGPPPGPPPPQQGPPPPPGPFPPRPPGPLGPPLTLAPPPHLPGPPPGAPPPAPHVNPAFFPPPANSGIPTSDSRGPPPTDPYGRPPPYDRGDYGPPGREMDAARTPLSEAEFEEIMNRNRAISSSAISRAVSDASAGDYGSAIETLVTAISLIKQSKVSADDRCKVLISSLQDCLHGIESKSYGSGSRRRERSRERDHSRSREKSRRHKSRSRDRHDDYYRERSRERERHRDRDRDRDRERDREREYRHR, from the exons ATGGCGGACGGCGTGGACCACATCGACATCTACGCCGATGTGGGCGAGGAGTTCAACCAG gagGCTGAATATGGTGGGCATGATCAGATTGATTTATATGATGATGTAATTTCTCCATCTGCAAATAATGGAGATGCTCCAGAGGATCGCGATTACATGGATTCTCTTCCGCCATCTGTTGGGGATGATGTAGGTAAAGGAGCTGCACCAAATGTTGTCTATACATATACTGGAAAGAGAATTGCCTTGTACATTGGAAATCTCACTTGG tggaCAACAGATGAAGACTTAACTGAAGCAGTTCATTCACTGGGGGTAAATGACATTTTGGAGataaaattttttgaaaatcGTGCTAATGGCCAGTCTAAAGG gtTTGCCCTTGTGGGTGTGGGATCAGAAGCATCCTCCAAAAAGCTGATGGATTTGTTGCCTAAAAGAGAATTGCATGGGCAGAATCCTGTTGTAACTCCGTGTAATAAACAGTTTTTGAGTCAATTTGAAATGCAGTCAAGGAAAA CCACACAGTCTGGCCAGATGTCTGGGGAAGGTAAAGCTGGTCCCCCAGGAGGAAGCTCACGAGCAGCATTTCCACCTAGTAATAGAGGTCGGGGCCGTTTTCCAGGTGCCATTCCAGGTGGAGACAGATTCCCTGGAccggcagggccaggagggccACCACCGCCTTTCCCAG ctggACAAACTCCCCCACGTCCACCCTTAGGTCCTCCTGGCCCACCAGGCCCACCAGGCCCTCCACCACCTGGTCAGGTCCTCCCACCTCCATTAGCTGGGCCTCCTAATCGTGGTGATCGTCCACCACCACCAGTTCTGTTTCCAGGACAGCCTTTTGGTCAGCCTCCACTTGGGCCACTTCCTCCAGGCCCTCCACCACCAGTTCCAGGCTATGGGCCACCACCAGGTCCACCACCACCTCAGCAGGGTCCACCTCCACCTCCGGGTCCATTTCCCCCTCGTCCACCTGGCCCTCTTGGGCCACCCCTGACTCTCGCTCCTCCTCCACATCTCCCTGGGCCACCACCAGGTGCTCCACCACCGGCACCACATGTGAATCCAGCTTTCTTCCCCCCACCTGCCAATAGTGGCATACCCACTTCAGACAGCCGTGGCCCACCTCCGACAGATCCATATGGCCGACCTCCACCATATGACAGAGGTGACTATGGGCCACCTGGAAG AGAAATGGATGCTGCCAGGACACCTCTAAGTGAAGCAGAATTTGAAGAAATCATGAATAGAAATAGAGCAATCTCAAGCAGTGCCATTTCAAGAGCTGTATCAGATGCCAGCGCTG GGGACTATGGAAGTGCTATAGAGACCTTGGTAACTGCGATTTCCTTAATCAAACAGTCCAAAGTATCTGCAGATGATCGCTGCAAAGTGCTTATTAGCTCTCTTCAGGACTGCCTTCATGGAATTGAGTCCAAGTCTTATGGTTCTGGATCCAG AAGACGTGAGCGATCCAGAGAGAGGGACCACAGTAGGTCACGAGAAAAAAGTAGGCGGCACAAATCACGTAGTAGAGACCGTCACGATGACTATTACCGGGAAAGAAGCCGTGAGAGAGAGAGGCACCGCGATCGTGACAGAGATCGTGACAGAGAAcgagacagagagagagaatacCGTCACCGTTAA
- the CPSF6 gene encoding cleavage and polyadenylation specificity factor subunit 6 isoform X2: MADGVDHIDIYADVGEEFNQEAEYGGHDQIDLYDDVISPSANNGDAPEDRDYMDSLPPSVGDDVGKGAAPNVVYTYTGKRIALYIGNLTWWTTDEDLTEAVHSLGVNDILEIKFFENRANGQSKGFALVGVGSEASSKKLMDLLPKRELHGQNPVVTPCNKQFLSQFEMQSRKTTQSGQMSGEGKAGPPGGSSRAAFPPSNRGRGRFPGAIPGGDRFPGPAGPGGPPPPFPAGQTPPRPPLGPPGPPGPPGPPPPGQVLPPPLAGPPNRGDRPPPPVLFPGQPFGQPPLGPLPPGPPPPVPGYGPPPGPPPPQQGPPPPPGPFPPRPPGPLGPPLTLAPPPHLPGPPPGAPPPAPHVNPAFFPPPANSGIPTSDSRGPPPTDPYGRPPPYDRGDYGPPGRRFTGNNMSIREKLHIPFYGRHTKNNTQNSGREMDAARTPLSEAEFEEIMNRNRAISSSAISRAVSDASAGDYGSAIETLVTAISLIKQSKVSADDRCKVLISSLQDCLHGIESKSYGSGSRRERSRERDHSRSREKSRRHKSRSRDRHDDYYRERSRERERHRDRDRDRDRERDREREYRHR; encoded by the exons ATGGCGGACGGCGTGGACCACATCGACATCTACGCCGATGTGGGCGAGGAGTTCAACCAG gagGCTGAATATGGTGGGCATGATCAGATTGATTTATATGATGATGTAATTTCTCCATCTGCAAATAATGGAGATGCTCCAGAGGATCGCGATTACATGGATTCTCTTCCGCCATCTGTTGGGGATGATGTAGGTAAAGGAGCTGCACCAAATGTTGTCTATACATATACTGGAAAGAGAATTGCCTTGTACATTGGAAATCTCACTTGG tggaCAACAGATGAAGACTTAACTGAAGCAGTTCATTCACTGGGGGTAAATGACATTTTGGAGataaaattttttgaaaatcGTGCTAATGGCCAGTCTAAAGG gtTTGCCCTTGTGGGTGTGGGATCAGAAGCATCCTCCAAAAAGCTGATGGATTTGTTGCCTAAAAGAGAATTGCATGGGCAGAATCCTGTTGTAACTCCGTGTAATAAACAGTTTTTGAGTCAATTTGAAATGCAGTCAAGGAAAA CCACACAGTCTGGCCAGATGTCTGGGGAAGGTAAAGCTGGTCCCCCAGGAGGAAGCTCACGAGCAGCATTTCCACCTAGTAATAGAGGTCGGGGCCGTTTTCCAGGTGCCATTCCAGGTGGAGACAGATTCCCTGGAccggcagggccaggagggccACCACCGCCTTTCCCAG ctggACAAACTCCCCCACGTCCACCCTTAGGTCCTCCTGGCCCACCAGGCCCACCAGGCCCTCCACCACCTGGTCAGGTCCTCCCACCTCCATTAGCTGGGCCTCCTAATCGTGGTGATCGTCCACCACCACCAGTTCTGTTTCCAGGACAGCCTTTTGGTCAGCCTCCACTTGGGCCACTTCCTCCAGGCCCTCCACCACCAGTTCCAGGCTATGGGCCACCACCAGGTCCACCACCACCTCAGCAGGGTCCACCTCCACCTCCGGGTCCATTTCCCCCTCGTCCACCTGGCCCTCTTGGGCCACCCCTGACTCTCGCTCCTCCTCCACATCTCCCTGGGCCACCACCAGGTGCTCCACCACCGGCACCACATGTGAATCCAGCTTTCTTCCCCCCACCTGCCAATAGTGGCATACCCACTTCAGACAGCCGTGGCCCACCTCCGACAGATCCATATGGCCGACCTCCACCATATGACAGAGGTGACTATGGGCCACCTGGAAG GCGTTTCACTGGAAATAACATGTCCATAagagaaaaattacatattCCATTCTATGGGAGGCACACGAAAAATAATACTCAAAACTCAGGGAG AGAAATGGATGCTGCCAGGACACCTCTAAGTGAAGCAGAATTTGAAGAAATCATGAATAGAAATAGAGCAATCTCAAGCAGTGCCATTTCAAGAGCTGTATCAGATGCCAGCGCTG GGGACTATGGAAGTGCTATAGAGACCTTGGTAACTGCGATTTCCTTAATCAAACAGTCCAAAGTATCTGCAGATGATCGCTGCAAAGTGCTTATTAGCTCTCTTCAGGACTGCCTTCATGGAATTGAGTCCAAGTCTTATGGTTCTGGATCCAG ACGTGAGCGATCCAGAGAGAGGGACCACAGTAGGTCACGAGAAAAAAGTAGGCGGCACAAATCACGTAGTAGAGACCGTCACGATGACTATTACCGGGAAAGAAGCCGTGAGAGAGAGAGGCACCGCGATCGTGACAGAGATCGTGACAGAGAAcgagacagagagagagaatacCGTCACCGTTAA
- the CPSF6 gene encoding cleavage and polyadenylation specificity factor subunit 6 isoform X4 has protein sequence MADGVDHIDIYADVGEEFNQEAEYGGHDQIDLYDDVISPSANNGDAPEDRDYMDSLPPSVGDDVGKGAAPNVVYTYTGKRIALYIGNLTWWTTDEDLTEAVHSLGVNDILEIKFFENRANGQSKGFALVGVGSEASSKKLMDLLPKRELHGQNPVVTPCNKQFLSQFEMQSRKTTQSGQMSGEGKAGPPGGSSRAAFPPSNRGRGRFPGAIPGGDRFPGPAGPGGPPPPFPAGQTPPRPPLGPPGPPGPPGPPPPGQVLPPPLAGPPNRGDRPPPPVLFPGQPFGQPPLGPLPPGPPPPVPGYGPPPGPPPPQQGPPPPPGPFPPRPPGPLGPPLTLAPPPHLPGPPPGAPPPAPHVNPAFFPPPANSGIPTSDSRGPPPTDPYGRPPPYDRGDYGPPGREMDAARTPLSEAEFEEIMNRNRAISSSAISRAVSDASAGDYGSAIETLVTAISLIKQSKVSADDRCKVLISSLQDCLHGIESKSYGSGSRRERSRERDHSRSREKSRRHKSRSRDRHDDYYRERSRERERHRDRDRDRDRERDREREYRHR, from the exons ATGGCGGACGGCGTGGACCACATCGACATCTACGCCGATGTGGGCGAGGAGTTCAACCAG gagGCTGAATATGGTGGGCATGATCAGATTGATTTATATGATGATGTAATTTCTCCATCTGCAAATAATGGAGATGCTCCAGAGGATCGCGATTACATGGATTCTCTTCCGCCATCTGTTGGGGATGATGTAGGTAAAGGAGCTGCACCAAATGTTGTCTATACATATACTGGAAAGAGAATTGCCTTGTACATTGGAAATCTCACTTGG tggaCAACAGATGAAGACTTAACTGAAGCAGTTCATTCACTGGGGGTAAATGACATTTTGGAGataaaattttttgaaaatcGTGCTAATGGCCAGTCTAAAGG gtTTGCCCTTGTGGGTGTGGGATCAGAAGCATCCTCCAAAAAGCTGATGGATTTGTTGCCTAAAAGAGAATTGCATGGGCAGAATCCTGTTGTAACTCCGTGTAATAAACAGTTTTTGAGTCAATTTGAAATGCAGTCAAGGAAAA CCACACAGTCTGGCCAGATGTCTGGGGAAGGTAAAGCTGGTCCCCCAGGAGGAAGCTCACGAGCAGCATTTCCACCTAGTAATAGAGGTCGGGGCCGTTTTCCAGGTGCCATTCCAGGTGGAGACAGATTCCCTGGAccggcagggccaggagggccACCACCGCCTTTCCCAG ctggACAAACTCCCCCACGTCCACCCTTAGGTCCTCCTGGCCCACCAGGCCCACCAGGCCCTCCACCACCTGGTCAGGTCCTCCCACCTCCATTAGCTGGGCCTCCTAATCGTGGTGATCGTCCACCACCACCAGTTCTGTTTCCAGGACAGCCTTTTGGTCAGCCTCCACTTGGGCCACTTCCTCCAGGCCCTCCACCACCAGTTCCAGGCTATGGGCCACCACCAGGTCCACCACCACCTCAGCAGGGTCCACCTCCACCTCCGGGTCCATTTCCCCCTCGTCCACCTGGCCCTCTTGGGCCACCCCTGACTCTCGCTCCTCCTCCACATCTCCCTGGGCCACCACCAGGTGCTCCACCACCGGCACCACATGTGAATCCAGCTTTCTTCCCCCCACCTGCCAATAGTGGCATACCCACTTCAGACAGCCGTGGCCCACCTCCGACAGATCCATATGGCCGACCTCCACCATATGACAGAGGTGACTATGGGCCACCTGGAAG AGAAATGGATGCTGCCAGGACACCTCTAAGTGAAGCAGAATTTGAAGAAATCATGAATAGAAATAGAGCAATCTCAAGCAGTGCCATTTCAAGAGCTGTATCAGATGCCAGCGCTG GGGACTATGGAAGTGCTATAGAGACCTTGGTAACTGCGATTTCCTTAATCAAACAGTCCAAAGTATCTGCAGATGATCGCTGCAAAGTGCTTATTAGCTCTCTTCAGGACTGCCTTCATGGAATTGAGTCCAAGTCTTATGGTTCTGGATCCAG ACGTGAGCGATCCAGAGAGAGGGACCACAGTAGGTCACGAGAAAAAAGTAGGCGGCACAAATCACGTAGTAGAGACCGTCACGATGACTATTACCGGGAAAGAAGCCGTGAGAGAGAGAGGCACCGCGATCGTGACAGAGATCGTGACAGAGAAcgagacagagagagagaatacCGTCACCGTTAA